A portion of the Candidatus Cetobacterium colombiensis genome contains these proteins:
- the csm5 gene encoding type III-A CRISPR-associated RAMP protein Csm5, with protein sequence MFNSKGNGGYNGNRGNSFNQKVEFDFEKKGYLKDGIIREELITEEAEKIAKEFNNNRLSTSQLRAFFNEVKAIKNRVKDDGSNYNMVFPLILMLKSKAEYKGSSIKGAIRTAFLSEEGDNINYKLGRKKDSKTAPFVLLDNSGKFSITNKKQVTDKVKEIEAGILNIKRLDPKADPFKNISVGDTSVVEDAIKVFSIERVSKNPEKNSMPMGTIEGVKSLLSCGKEISFTFRMSFKNYRDGTFKGRVRDIIEETSVFQEDLFNHLNAKARKLLDDELAFFKENKNKESEKVCKEIEKILDKITEESSEDEALIRIGQGAGFNSSTFNLYNKGRNIKINDPKTKVVTDIYPMGWALIRKK encoded by the coding sequence ATGTTTAATAGTAAAGGAAATGGTGGCTATAATGGAAATAGAGGAAATAGCTTTAATCAAAAAGTAGAGTTCGATTTTGAAAAGAAAGGTTATTTAAAAGATGGAATTATCAGAGAGGAGCTAATAACTGAAGAGGCTGAAAAAATAGCAAAAGAGTTTAACAACAATAGACTTTCAACATCTCAATTGAGAGCCTTTTTCAATGAGGTTAAAGCTATAAAAAATAGAGTTAAAGATGATGGAAGTAACTATAATATGGTGTTTCCTCTAATACTTATGTTAAAATCAAAAGCTGAATACAAAGGAAGCTCTATAAAAGGTGCCATAAGAACGGCTTTTTTATCAGAGGAGGGTGACAATATAAATTATAAACTTGGAAGAAAAAAAGATAGTAAAACTGCTCCTTTTGTACTTTTAGATAATAGTGGAAAATTTTCTATAACCAATAAAAAACAGGTGACAGATAAGGTTAAAGAGATTGAAGCTGGGATTTTAAACATTAAAAGGCTAGATCCGAAAGCTGATCCTTTTAAAAATATCTCTGTGGGAGATACCTCTGTAGTGGAAGATGCTATTAAAGTTTTTTCAATAGAGAGAGTTTCTAAAAATCCAGAAAAAAATAGTATGCCTATGGGAACTATTGAGGGGGTTAAATCTCTTTTAAGTTGCGGGAAGGAGATTAGTTTTACTTTTAGAATGTCTTTTAAAAACTATAGAGATGGGACATTTAAAGGGAGAGTAAGAGATATTATAGAGGAAACTAGTGTATTTCAAGAGGATTTATTTAACCATTTAAATGCTAAAGCTAGAAAACTTTTAGATGATGAATTAGCTTTTTTTAAAGAGAATAAAAATAAAGAATCAGAAAAGGTTTGTAAAGAGATTGAAAAGATTTTGGATAAAATTACGGAAGAATCCTCTGAGGATGAGGCTTTAATTAGAATTGGACAAGGAGCAGGATTCAATTCATCCACATTTAACCTTTATAACAAAGGTAGAAATATTAAGATAAATGATCCTAAAACTAAGGTGGTAACTGATATATATCCTATGGGTTGGGCACTTATCAGAAAGAAATAA